One Amorphoplanes digitatis genomic window carries:
- a CDS encoding cysteine hydrolase, with the protein MSETLQLDPARTAIVLIEYQNEFTSDGGVLHRAVAPVMEKTGMLANTVALVDAARAAGVTIMHAPITFAPGYGELSRHPYGILKGVVDGNAFVKGTWGAAIVDDLTPAEDDILIEGKRGLDTFASTNLDFILRGRGIDTVILAGFLTNCCVESTMRSAYENGYRVITLTDCTAATSSEEHDNAIAYDYPMFSLPMESGRVAAAL; encoded by the coding sequence GTACCAGAACGAGTTCACCTCGGACGGCGGTGTGCTGCACCGCGCGGTCGCGCCGGTGATGGAGAAGACCGGCATGCTGGCCAACACGGTCGCGCTTGTCGACGCCGCCCGCGCGGCGGGCGTGACGATCATGCATGCGCCGATCACGTTCGCGCCGGGCTACGGCGAGCTGTCGCGTCATCCGTACGGGATCCTCAAGGGAGTCGTCGACGGCAACGCGTTCGTGAAGGGCACCTGGGGCGCGGCGATCGTGGACGACCTGACGCCGGCCGAGGACGACATCCTCATCGAGGGCAAGCGCGGCCTGGACACGTTCGCCAGCACGAACCTCGACTTCATCCTGCGCGGCCGTGGCATCGACACGGTGATCCTCGCGGGTTTCCTGACGAACTGCTGCGTCGAGTCGACGATGCGCAGCGCGTACGAGAACGGCTACCGGGTCATCACGCTGACCGACTGCACGGCGGCGACCTCCAGCGAGGAGCATGACAACGCCATCGCGTACGACTATCCGATGTTCTCGCTGCCGATGGAGTCGGGCCGGGTCGCGGCGGCTCTCTGA